In Paracoccus jeotgali, the following are encoded in one genomic region:
- the hsdR gene encoding EcoAI/FtnUII family type I restriction enzme subunit R, whose translation MNEADTCRKFVVPKLQEAGWDDRPHAINEQRTFTDGRVVFVGGKARRGKQKRSDYLLRYNPDFPIAVVEAKSRYRHAAEGLQQAKEYAEILGLQFAYSTNGIEIVEFDYTTGIERTIADFPAPDDLWARLRRAEGIVDDQVAERLLTPTFPDRAKPLRYYQEIAVNRAVQAALQGRKRALLTLCTGAGKTAVAFQICWKLWSARWNSKGVNRNPKILFLADRNVLVDDPMAKDFSPFGDARHKIAGGVAVKSRDMYFAIYQSIARDENRPGLYREYARDFFDLIIIDECHRGSARDDSNWREILEWFEPATQIGMTATPRREDNVDTYNYFGDPLYEYSLAQGIADGFLAPYRVHRVISDYDAAGWRPTRGELDRYGREIPDAEYSTRDFERVVALRARTQAIARHLAGFMAETDRFAKTIVFCVDQEHALEMRQALAALNTDLVKDHPDYVCRVTSDEGDVGSAHRAKFQDVETQTPVILTTSQLLTTGVDAPTCKNVVLARVVGSMPEFKQIIGRGTRLRPDYGKLAFNIIDYTGTATRMFADPAFDGDPVREDEAVINADGDIVEEREIEDVAPDPDDLPEGPDIPDGPVELGDEGENGPRKFYVDGGEVAIVRHLVYELDSDGRQLACRQLTDYTGDKVRTLYPNASELRTDWLDPERRAEIVERLEEKGIDLDSLADAVGKPEADPFDLLCHLAYNAPLRTRRERADRLLREQDEFLDRFGPDAREVLDAVLEKYAEHGSAQFKLPDILEVPPFNEWGNVIEIAARFGGGKELRSAVTELQRLLYTA comes from the coding sequence ATGAACGAAGCCGATACCTGCAGAAAGTTCGTCGTCCCGAAACTGCAGGAAGCAGGCTGGGATGATCGCCCGCACGCGATAAACGAGCAGAGGACTTTCACCGACGGCCGGGTCGTGTTTGTCGGTGGCAAGGCTCGCCGCGGAAAACAGAAGCGTTCAGACTATCTTCTCCGATATAATCCGGATTTCCCGATCGCCGTCGTTGAGGCCAAATCCCGCTACCGGCACGCCGCGGAGGGGCTCCAACAAGCCAAGGAATATGCCGAAATACTTGGTCTTCAATTCGCGTATTCGACCAACGGGATCGAGATCGTCGAGTTCGACTACACGACCGGCATCGAGCGAACCATTGCTGATTTCCCAGCGCCTGATGACCTCTGGGCTCGGCTCCGCCGTGCCGAGGGCATTGTCGACGACCAGGTGGCCGAACGGCTGCTGACGCCCACCTTTCCAGACCGAGCCAAACCGCTTCGCTACTATCAGGAGATCGCCGTGAACCGCGCCGTACAGGCGGCGCTTCAGGGCAGGAAGCGGGCATTGCTCACACTGTGCACCGGAGCGGGCAAGACTGCCGTCGCCTTCCAGATCTGCTGGAAGCTGTGGTCGGCACGCTGGAATTCCAAAGGGGTGAACCGGAACCCGAAGATCCTGTTTCTCGCTGATCGCAACGTCCTGGTCGACGATCCGATGGCAAAGGATTTCAGCCCGTTTGGCGACGCCCGTCACAAGATAGCTGGCGGCGTGGCGGTCAAGAGCCGCGACATGTATTTCGCGATCTACCAGTCCATCGCGCGTGACGAGAACCGTCCAGGCCTCTACCGAGAGTATGCGCGCGACTTCTTCGATCTCATCATCATTGACGAATGCCATCGCGGCAGTGCGCGCGACGACAGCAACTGGCGGGAAATTCTCGAGTGGTTCGAGCCCGCAACCCAGATCGGGATGACAGCGACGCCGCGGCGAGAGGACAACGTCGACACCTACAACTATTTCGGCGATCCGCTCTATGAGTACAGCCTCGCGCAGGGCATCGCTGACGGCTTCCTGGCCCCGTATCGCGTCCATCGCGTCATATCGGACTACGACGCTGCCGGCTGGCGTCCAACGCGGGGTGAACTTGATCGCTATGGTCGCGAGATCCCCGACGCCGAATACTCGACGCGGGACTTCGAGCGGGTCGTGGCGCTGCGTGCACGAACGCAGGCCATTGCGAGACATCTGGCGGGCTTTATGGCCGAGACCGACCGCTTCGCCAAGACCATCGTCTTCTGCGTCGACCAGGAACACGCGCTCGAGATGCGGCAGGCGCTCGCCGCCCTGAACACCGATCTCGTGAAGGACCATCCCGACTACGTCTGCCGTGTGACGTCCGACGAAGGCGATGTGGGAAGCGCGCACAGGGCGAAGTTTCAGGATGTCGAGACCCAGACGCCGGTCATTCTCACCACGTCGCAGCTTCTCACGACCGGAGTGGACGCCCCGACCTGCAAGAATGTCGTGCTCGCGCGGGTCGTGGGCTCGATGCCCGAGTTCAAGCAGATCATCGGACGGGGCACCCGCCTCAGGCCCGACTACGGCAAGCTCGCCTTCAACATCATCGACTACACTGGAACCGCGACGCGCATGTTCGCCGATCCCGCCTTTGACGGCGATCCCGTCCGCGAGGACGAAGCGGTCATCAATGCCGACGGCGACATCGTGGAAGAGCGCGAGATCGAAGACGTGGCGCCGGATCCGGACGATCTTCCTGAAGGGCCCGATATCCCGGATGGACCCGTCGAGTTGGGGGACGAGGGCGAGAACGGGCCCCGCAAGTTCTATGTCGACGGCGGCGAGGTAGCGATTGTCCGGCACCTCGTGTACGAACTCGATTCCGATGGGCGGCAGCTCGCCTGCCGCCAGCTTACCGATTACACCGGCGACAAGGTTCGCACGCTCTATCCCAATGCGTCGGAACTGCGCACGGACTGGCTTGACCCCGAACGCCGGGCGGAAATCGTCGAGCGGCTCGAGGAGAAGGGCATCGACCTAGACTCCTTGGCTGATGCAGTCGGAAAGCCGGAGGCCGATCCGTTCGATCTCCTTTGCCATCTGGCATATAACGCGCCGCTGCGAACCCGGCGCGAGCGCGCTGACCGTCTGCTGAGAGAGCAGGACGAGTTTCTGGACCGCTTCGGGCCGGATGCCCGCGAGGTCTTGGATGCCGTGCTTGAAAAGTATGCCGAACATGGCAGTGCCCAGTTCAAGCTACCCGACATCCTGGAAGTGCCCCCGTTCAACGAGTGGGGCAACGTCATCGAAATCGCCGCCCGCTTCGGCGGGGGCAAGGAGCTGCGCAGCGCCGTCACCGAGCTGCAGCGTCTGCTCTACACCGCTTGA
- a CDS encoding recombinase family protein: protein MTKAPEKSRVVRKLRCAVYTRKSSEEGLEQEFNSLHAQREACEAYIASQRSEGWVLVRDQYDDGGISGGTLERPGLKRLLEDIEDGLVDVVVVYKIDRLSRSLADFAKLVEVFDRNGVTFVSVTQSFNTTTSMGRLTLNILLSFAQFEREVTAERIRDKVAASRKKGMWMGGVPPYGYRVENRKLVIDDERADHVRWIFARFVEIGSATELAREVGTLGIRTQRGNRIDKKYIYRMLSNRAYIGEAVHKGESYPGEHDAIIDRETWDRVHAILHESPRKRAARTRADTPALLKGLLFGPDGAAFSPTHTRKGDRLYRYYVSQTVLKHGAGSCPVGRVPAGEIEAAVIDQLRVVFRQPEIVAGTWKAARAHADGVSEADARAALQQLDPLWDELFPAEQARIVTLLVERVDIGTGGLNVRLRMDGLGGLAREMLSGSIGAAA from the coding sequence ATGACGAAGGCGCCCGAAAAATCGAGGGTCGTCCGCAAGCTGCGCTGTGCGGTCTACACCCGGAAATCCTCCGAAGAAGGGCTGGAGCAGGAATTCAACAGCCTCCATGCCCAGAGGGAGGCCTGCGAGGCGTACATCGCCAGCCAGCGCTCCGAGGGCTGGGTGCTGGTCCGCGATCAGTATGACGATGGCGGCATCTCGGGCGGGACGCTGGAGCGCCCCGGATTGAAGCGGCTGCTGGAGGATATCGAGGACGGGCTCGTCGACGTGGTCGTCGTCTACAAGATCGACCGGCTCAGCCGCTCGCTGGCGGATTTCGCCAAGCTGGTCGAGGTGTTCGACCGGAACGGCGTGACATTCGTCTCCGTGACGCAGTCCTTCAACACGACCACCTCCATGGGCAGGCTGACGCTAAACATCCTGCTCTCGTTCGCCCAGTTCGAGCGCGAGGTTACCGCCGAGCGCATCCGCGACAAGGTCGCGGCCTCTCGCAAGAAGGGGATGTGGATGGGCGGGGTGCCGCCCTACGGCTATCGCGTCGAGAACCGCAAGCTGGTCATCGACGACGAGCGCGCCGACCACGTCCGCTGGATCTTCGCCCGGTTCGTCGAGATCGGCTCCGCCACGGAGCTTGCGCGGGAGGTCGGCACTCTCGGCATCCGGACGCAGCGCGGCAACCGGATCGACAAGAAATACATCTACCGCATGCTCAGCAACCGCGCCTACATCGGCGAGGCGGTGCACAAGGGCGAGAGCTATCCCGGCGAGCATGACGCCATCATCGACCGCGAGACGTGGGACCGCGTCCACGCCATTCTGCACGAAAGCCCCCGCAAGCGCGCTGCCCGAACTCGCGCCGACACACCCGCGCTGCTGAAGGGGCTGCTGTTCGGGCCCGATGGCGCGGCCTTCTCGCCAACGCACACCCGCAAGGGCGACAGGCTTTACCGCTACTACGTCAGCCAGACCGTCCTGAAGCACGGGGCCGGATCATGCCCGGTCGGTCGCGTGCCGGCGGGGGAGATCGAGGCCGCGGTCATCGACCAACTCCGTGTCGTGTTCCGACAGCCAGAGATTGTTGCGGGGACTTGGAAGGCGGCACGTGCCCACGCCGACGGCGTCTCCGAGGCCGACGCCCGCGCGGCATTGCAGCAGCTCGACCCGCTGTGGGACGAACTCTTCCCTGCCGAGCAGGCACGCATCGTGACATTGCTGGTCGAGCGTGTCGACATCGGCACAGGCGGGTTAAACGTCCGGCTCCGGATGGATGGCCTCGGAGGGCTCGCGCGCGAGATGCTATCCGGCAGCATCGGAGCAGCGGCATGA
- a CDS encoding DUF2924 domain-containing protein, with protein sequence MNKPDPIPARLAALKTTPTPDLKQQWRDLFDSEPPPFNRRYLESRLAYRIQELAYGGLKPETIRRLERLGEELDGGDRSKRSVRLDRDRPITGTRLLREWQGVEQIVTVTADGFEWQGRPYKSLSAIARAITGTRWNGWVFFGLKNHRGRT encoded by the coding sequence ATGAACAAGCCCGATCCCATCCCCGCGCGCCTGGCCGCGCTCAAGACCACGCCGACGCCCGACCTGAAGCAACAGTGGCGCGACCTGTTCGACAGCGAGCCGCCGCCCTTCAACCGCCGCTACCTCGAGTCCCGCCTGGCCTACCGCATCCAGGAACTCGCCTATGGCGGGCTGAAGCCCGAAACGATACGGCGTCTGGAACGGCTGGGCGAGGAACTGGACGGCGGCGACCGATCCAAGCGCAGTGTCCGCCTCGACCGTGACCGCCCGATCACCGGCACGCGGCTGTTGCGCGAATGGCAGGGTGTCGAGCAGATCGTCACTGTCACTGCCGACGGCTTCGAATGGCAGGGGCGGCCGTACAAGTCGCTGTCCGCGATCGCCCGCGCGATCACCGGCACGCGCTGGAACGGCTGGGTCTTCTTCGGGCTCAAGAACCACAGGGGGCGGACATGA
- a CDS encoding RNA polymerase sigma factor — translation MSIAWHEIRDHLMHSSSNLHFQRSFDAVRREQAALAPFRDPAALLDGLHRKTGDPARKNVILSALVRAAQGDGLVSDCALTMLLLALWPGLDAIRRRSIWRRLGTADEVASDVLARTTEAVRSLDLGRVNWIAATVLRNVERDMIRARQRDQAREHLADGADPDEVADSGDSGIGAAGYARLNGTVRKLLGDDALLVIRVAIEGFSQAEVAVELGLTEAAARKRYQRAMRRLHDALEEIP, via the coding sequence ATGTCTATCGCGTGGCACGAGATCCGTGATCACCTCATGCATTCTTCTTCCAACCTTCACTTCCAGCGCAGTTTCGACGCCGTCCGGCGTGAACAGGCCGCCCTCGCGCCGTTCCGGGATCCGGCGGCCCTGCTGGACGGGCTGCATCGCAAGACCGGCGATCCGGCCCGGAAGAACGTGATCCTCTCCGCGCTCGTCAGGGCGGCGCAGGGCGACGGCCTCGTGTCCGACTGCGCGCTGACTATGCTATTGCTGGCGCTCTGGCCCGGCCTCGACGCCATCCGGCGCCGGTCGATCTGGCGCCGGCTCGGCACCGCCGACGAGGTCGCGTCCGACGTTCTGGCGCGCACCACCGAGGCAGTCCGCAGCCTCGACCTCGGGCGCGTCAACTGGATCGCGGCCACGGTGCTGCGCAACGTGGAGCGCGACATGATCCGCGCCCGCCAGCGCGACCAGGCGCGCGAACATCTCGCCGACGGCGCCGACCCCGACGAGGTGGCGGACAGCGGTGACAGCGGGATCGGCGCGGCCGGGTACGCACGGCTGAACGGCACCGTGCGGAAGTTGCTCGGCGATGACGCCCTGCTGGTGATCCGCGTGGCGATCGAGGGTTTCTCGCAAGCCGAGGTCGCCGTGGAACTGGGCCTGACCGAGGCCGCCGCCCGCAAGCGCTACCAGCGCGCCATGCGCCGGCTGCACGACGCCCTCGAGGAAATCCCCTGA
- a CDS encoding ATP-binding protein, giving the protein MALPIIGADERLAQRKGIKGVIFGRSGIGKTSLLWTLNASTTLFLDLEAGDLAVEGLEIDTLRPRTWKECRDFAVFIGGPNPALREDQPYSQAHFDEVCGRYGDPAVIGKYETVFIDSITVAGRLCFQWCRGQPEAFSEKTGKPDIRGAYGLHGREMIGWLTHLQHTRGKHVWFVGILDERLDDFNRKVFQPQIDGSKTGLELPGIVDQVITMADIPDPGGQPQRAFVCQTLNPWGYPAKDRSGRLDRVEPPHLGRLMEKIQRPAAPASERLTWPPVTPADPAPAQESGHG; this is encoded by the coding sequence ATGGCCCTTCCCATCATCGGTGCCGACGAACGGCTCGCGCAACGCAAGGGCATCAAGGGCGTCATCTTCGGCCGGTCCGGCATCGGCAAGACCAGCCTGCTTTGGACGCTGAACGCCTCGACCACGCTCTTCCTCGACCTCGAGGCCGGGGATCTGGCGGTCGAGGGGCTGGAGATCGACACGCTCCGGCCGCGCACCTGGAAGGAATGCCGCGACTTCGCGGTGTTCATCGGCGGGCCGAACCCGGCGCTGCGCGAGGACCAGCCCTACAGCCAGGCGCATTTCGACGAGGTCTGCGGGCGCTACGGCGACCCGGCCGTGATCGGCAAATACGAGACCGTCTTCATCGATTCGATCACCGTGGCCGGGCGGCTCTGTTTCCAGTGGTGCCGCGGCCAGCCCGAGGCATTCTCCGAGAAAACCGGCAAGCCCGACATCCGTGGCGCCTACGGTCTGCATGGCCGCGAGATGATCGGCTGGTTGACCCACCTGCAGCACACGCGCGGCAAGCATGTCTGGTTCGTGGGCATCCTCGACGAGCGGCTCGACGACTTCAATCGCAAGGTCTTCCAGCCGCAGATCGACGGCTCGAAGACCGGGCTCGAACTGCCCGGGATCGTCGACCAGGTCATCACCATGGCCGACATCCCGGACCCGGGCGGCCAGCCGCAGCGCGCCTTCGTCTGCCAGACGCTGAACCCCTGGGGCTATCCGGCCAAGGACCGCTCCGGTCGCCTCGACAGGGTCGAGCCGCCGCATCTCGGCCGGCTGATGGAGAAGATCCAGCGCCCCGCGGCGCCAGCCTCCGAACGCCTGACCTGGCCGCCGGTGACCCCGGCCGATCCCGCGCCCGCGCAGGAGTCTGGCCATGGCTGA
- a CDS encoding DEAD/DEAH box helicase, with protein MRLRPRQKTFVERSVAALASRGNTLGVAPTGAGKTIMLSAVTGEMIGDGAKACVLAHRDELTAQNRAKFQRVVPGVATSVIDATEKSWGGQVAFAMVPTLARASNLADMPRLDLLVVDEAHHAVADSYRRIIDRVREANPDARIFGVTATPNRGDRKGLREVFDNVADQVRLGELIASGHLVPPRTFVIDVGVQDELRSVRKTMSDFDMAEVAGIMDRAPVTDEVIRHWKEKAGDRQTVVFCSTVAHAEHVTDAFRAAGVSAALIHGDLAAETRKAILADYASGGIRVVVNVAVLTEGWDHPPTSCVVLLRPSSYKSTMIQMVGRGLRTVDPEEHPGIVKTDCVVLDFGTSSLIHGTLEQDVDLDGKTETGAAPTKACPACEAEIPLAATECPLCGEAFPREDLDAGEGGEAAPLSGFMMTEIDLLKRSSFAWVDLYGTDDALMATGFAAWGGIFWLDGVWYAIGGAKGERPHLLGVGERTVCLAQADDWLNTHETDESAFKTRSWLRQPPTEKQLQYLPPECRHDFGLTRYRASALMTFGFNKRAIRQLIDNSASPERRAA; from the coding sequence ATGCGCCTGCGCCCCCGCCAGAAGACCTTCGTCGAGCGCAGCGTGGCTGCGCTCGCCTCCCGCGGCAATACGCTGGGTGTGGCGCCCACCGGTGCGGGCAAGACCATCATGCTCTCGGCGGTCACCGGCGAGATGATCGGCGACGGCGCCAAGGCCTGCGTGCTCGCCCATCGCGACGAGCTAACGGCGCAGAACCGCGCCAAGTTCCAGCGCGTGGTGCCGGGCGTCGCCACCTCGGTCATCGACGCCACCGAGAAGTCCTGGGGTGGCCAGGTCGCCTTCGCCATGGTGCCGACGCTGGCGCGCGCCTCTAACCTCGCCGACATGCCGCGCCTTGACCTGCTGGTCGTCGACGAGGCGCACCATGCCGTCGCCGACAGCTACCGCCGCATCATCGACCGGGTGCGCGAGGCCAATCCCGACGCCCGGATCTTCGGGGTCACCGCCACCCCGAACCGGGGCGACAGGAAGGGTCTGCGCGAGGTCTTCGACAATGTCGCCGATCAGGTGCGGCTGGGCGAGCTGATCGCCTCGGGGCACCTAGTGCCGCCACGCACCTTCGTCATCGACGTGGGCGTCCAGGACGAGCTGCGCTCGGTCCGCAAGACCATGTCTGATTTCGACATGGCGGAGGTGGCGGGCATCATGGACCGCGCCCCCGTCACCGACGAGGTGATCCGGCACTGGAAGGAGAAGGCTGGCGACCGGCAGACCGTGGTGTTCTGCTCGACCGTCGCGCATGCCGAACACGTTACCGACGCCTTCAGGGCGGCGGGCGTTTCCGCCGCGCTGATCCACGGCGATCTGGCGGCCGAGACCCGCAAGGCGATCCTCGCCGACTACGCGTCGGGCGGCATCCGCGTTGTGGTCAACGTGGCGGTTCTGACCGAGGGCTGGGATCACCCGCCCACCTCCTGCGTCGTGCTGCTGCGCCCCAGCTCCTACAAGTCCACCATGATCCAGATGGTCGGCCGCGGCCTGCGCACCGTCGACCCCGAGGAACACCCCGGCATCGTCAAGACCGACTGCGTCGTGCTGGATTTCGGCACCTCCAGCCTGATCCACGGCACGCTGGAACAGGATGTCGATCTCGACGGCAAGACCGAGACCGGCGCGGCGCCGACAAAGGCCTGTCCTGCCTGCGAGGCGGAGATCCCGCTGGCCGCCACCGAATGCCCGCTCTGTGGCGAGGCGTTCCCGCGCGAGGATCTGGATGCGGGCGAAGGCGGCGAAGCTGCGCCGCTGTCGGGCTTCATGATGACCGAGATCGACCTGCTGAAGCGGTCCAGCTTCGCGTGGGTCGACCTCTACGGCACGGACGACGCGTTGATGGCCACGGGCTTCGCGGCCTGGGGCGGCATCTTCTGGCTGGACGGGGTTTGGTACGCCATCGGCGGGGCGAAGGGCGAACGCCCCCACCTGTTGGGTGTCGGCGAGCGCACGGTCTGCCTCGCGCAGGCAGACGACTGGCTGAACACCCACGAGACCGACGAGAGCGCCTTCAAGACCCGGTCCTGGCTGCGCCAGCCGCCGACCGAGAAGCAGCTGCAGTACCTGCCGCCCGAGTGCCGGCATGACTTCGGCCTGACGCGCTACCGCGCCTCGGCGCTGATGACCTTCGGCTTCAACAAGCGCGCTATCCGCCAGTTGATCGACAACTCGGCCAGCCCCGAACGGAGGGCGGCATGA
- a CDS encoding DUF6511 domain-containing protein, which produces MVDLTEEERAAITATMKRVALLMDEIGWATPLADLTEAQVRALIEEAVEGFREAMSDIARAQTPEVPF; this is translated from the coding sequence ATGGTTGACCTGACCGAGGAAGAGCGCGCCGCGATCACCGCCACCATGAAGCGCGTCGCCCTGCTGATGGACGAGATCGGCTGGGCCACCCCGCTTGCCGATCTGACCGAGGCGCAGGTGCGCGCGCTGATCGAGGAAGCCGTCGAGGGCTTCCGCGAGGCCATGTCCGACATCGCCCGGGCGCAGACGCCGGAGGTGCCGTTTTGA
- a CDS encoding PD-(D/E)XK nuclease family protein, with translation MLDYNRRPSFADRVNAAVDQALTADQAMRPPRDYLGGSRLGHACERALQFEFTATPKDEGQDFSGQSLRIFAIGHALEDLAVAWLRGAGFDLYTRKGNRPDGGQFGFSVVGGRIRGHVDGIIAAGPEGFELAVPALWECKTMNAKNWRACVKDGVTKSKPVYAAQIALYQAYMEGTVPGISAAPAVFTAINKDTAEMHHELVPFDADLAQRMSDRGVRILQATDAGELLPRIATTPDFFECRFCPWAERCWGLPA, from the coding sequence ATGCTGGACTATAACCGCCGCCCCAGCTTCGCTGACCGGGTCAACGCCGCCGTCGATCAGGCGCTCACCGCCGATCAGGCCATGCGGCCGCCCCGCGACTACCTCGGCGGCTCGCGCCTCGGCCATGCCTGCGAGCGGGCGCTGCAGTTCGAGTTCACGGCGACGCCGAAGGACGAGGGCCAGGACTTCTCGGGCCAGTCGCTGCGCATCTTCGCCATCGGCCATGCGCTCGAGGATCTGGCCGTCGCCTGGCTGCGCGGCGCGGGCTTCGACCTCTATACCCGCAAGGGCAACCGGCCCGATGGCGGCCAGTTCGGGTTCTCCGTCGTGGGCGGGCGCATCCGCGGTCATGTCGACGGCATCATCGCTGCGGGGCCCGAAGGCTTCGAGCTGGCCGTTCCCGCTCTCTGGGAATGCAAGACCATGAACGCCAAGAACTGGCGTGCCTGCGTCAAGGACGGCGTGACGAAATCCAAGCCGGTCTACGCCGCCCAGATCGCGCTCTATCAGGCCTACATGGAAGGGACAGTCCCCGGCATCTCGGCCGCGCCTGCCGTGTTCACCGCGATCAACAAGGACACGGCCGAGATGCACCACGAACTGGTGCCCTTCGACGCCGATCTCGCGCAGCGCATGTCCGACCGGGGCGTGCGGATCCTGCAGGCGACCGACGCGGGCGAGTTGCTGCCGCGCATCGCCACCACGCCCGACTTCTTCGAATGCCGCTTCTGCCCGTGGGCCGAGCGCTGCTGGGGGCTGCCGGCATGA
- a CDS encoding AAA family ATPase, which translates to MSDDGILHFNPWMDFNDGPPSENPFGCDPDPEQIAVFLDTVFSWCEGLIPLRGFVDKGQGRDGKPHNIWIPGDDSAPEKLATFAGWANREGAAVYVIPGTVEEQGQARAADVLQMQAIVVDLDAGDIPAKLDHVTRHLGAPTLIIESGGRTPEGAAKLHVWWKLTEPAEGEDLTTLCRLRGEIAVKVGGDTHFRSAHQPIRVPGTVYHKHGHQRLVQIREQRDVEVDLADFAEKVAEMPPLPGVGFESHVAAPTAKPGIDAVLTTPVREGAVDDWSRFQGASAAIGHYVRLVHEGRLDPFAGWEAICGYNAAMLRPSWPLDRLKAESERLWALHVKRNGPPLLRAAHIDAPASPLPTFSLGALLDDTSPMPEDIIGPRVLTPGGLLVLGGAPKVGKSDFLISWLVHMAAGVPFLGFTPPRPLRVFYLQAEIQYHYLRERMQQIALPATVIAAARDTFIATPKLKLLLDAEGVARVAEAIRVAFPDAPPDIIVIDPIRNLFDGGPDGGGENDNTAMMFFLKDRVELLREAVNPDAGVILAHHTRKASKHQVKDDPFLALSGASALRGFYTSGLLMHRPDEDSTVRRLEIELRNGPALPGKLIDKVKGEWVELNPMNERLVRKEVGAKLDAERLRKHDVILGMLLDEAASERLYTAMQFAETFENRGGLGSKHTIRERLSVLATKGFVKFLRDPSGFGFPITRSRFGYLCVEGMQFGAPVEDVDPDTGEVTTSARPVLPSHFKCPQSGLCLQVENPAVWVYPEGLEDDLTHMSEA; encoded by the coding sequence ATGAGCGACGACGGCATCCTGCACTTCAACCCGTGGATGGACTTCAACGACGGGCCGCCGTCCGAGAACCCCTTCGGCTGCGACCCTGATCCCGAGCAGATCGCCGTGTTCCTCGACACCGTGTTCAGCTGGTGCGAGGGGCTGATCCCGCTACGCGGCTTCGTCGACAAGGGTCAGGGCCGGGACGGCAAGCCGCACAACATCTGGATCCCGGGCGACGACAGCGCGCCCGAGAAACTCGCAACCTTCGCCGGATGGGCGAACCGCGAGGGTGCCGCCGTCTATGTCATCCCCGGCACGGTCGAGGAACAGGGCCAGGCACGCGCCGCCGACGTGCTGCAGATGCAGGCCATCGTCGTCGATCTCGACGCGGGCGATATCCCGGCCAAGCTCGACCATGTCACCCGCCACCTAGGCGCGCCCACGCTGATCATCGAGAGCGGCGGGCGGACGCCCGAGGGTGCGGCCAAGCTCCATGTCTGGTGGAAACTGACCGAACCCGCCGAGGGCGAAGATCTGACCACCCTCTGCCGCCTGCGCGGCGAGATCGCCGTGAAGGTCGGCGGCGACACGCATTTCCGCTCGGCGCACCAGCCGATCCGGGTGCCCGGCACCGTCTATCACAAGCACGGCCACCAGCGCCTCGTGCAGATCCGCGAACAGCGTGACGTCGAAGTCGACCTTGCGGACTTCGCCGAGAAGGTCGCCGAGATGCCGCCGCTGCCCGGTGTGGGCTTCGAGAGCCACGTTGCCGCGCCGACCGCGAAGCCCGGCATCGACGCGGTGCTCACGACGCCGGTGCGCGAAGGCGCGGTTGACGACTGGTCCCGGTTCCAGGGGGCCAGCGCCGCCATCGGCCATTACGTGCGCCTCGTGCACGAGGGTCGCCTCGACCCGTTCGCGGGCTGGGAGGCGATCTGCGGCTACAACGCCGCCATGCTGCGCCCGTCCTGGCCGCTTGATCGGCTGAAGGCCGAGTCCGAACGGCTCTGGGCGCTGCATGTGAAGCGCAACGGTCCGCCGCTCCTGCGCGCAGCCCACATCGATGCTCCGGCCAGCCCGCTGCCGACATTCAGCCTCGGCGCGCTGCTCGACGACACCAGTCCGATGCCGGAGGACATCATCGGCCCCCGCGTGCTGACACCTGGCGGGCTCCTGGTGCTGGGCGGCGCGCCCAAGGTCGGCAAGAGCGACTTCCTGATCTCCTGGCTCGTGCACATGGCGGCAGGCGTGCCCTTCCTCGGCTTCACGCCGCCCCGGCCGCTGCGCGTGTTCTACCTTCAAGCCGAGATCCAGTATCACTATCTGCGCGAGCGCATGCAGCAGATCGCGCTGCCCGCCACCGTGATCGCCGCCGCGCGCGACACCTTCATCGCCACCCCGAAGCTGAAGCTGCTGCTCGACGCCGAGGGCGTCGCCCGCGTGGCCGAGGCGATCCGGGTCGCATTCCCCGACGCGCCGCCCGACATCATCGTCATCGACCCGATCCGGAACCTCTTCGACGGTGGACCAGACGGCGGCGGCGAGAACGACAACACCGCCATGATGTTCTTCCTGAAGGACCGGGTGGAGCTACTGCGCGAGGCGGTCAATCCGGACGCGGGCGTCATCCTCGCTCACCACACCCGCAAGGCCAGCAAGCACCAGGTCAAGGACGATCCCTTCCTCGCGCTCTCCGGCGCTAGCGCGCTGCGCGGCTTCTACACCTCCGGGCTGCTCATGCACCGGCCCGACGAGGACAGCACCGTCCGCAGGCTGGAAATCGAACTGCGGAACGGCCCCGCGCTGCCGGGCAAGCTGATCGACAAGGTGAAGGGCGAATGGGTCGAGCTGAACCCGATGAACGAGCGCCTGGTGCGCAAGGAGGTTGGCGCCAAGCTCGATGCCGAGCGGCTGCGCAAGCACGATGTCATCCTCGGCATGCTGCTGGATGAGGCGGCGAGCGAGCGCCTCTACACCGCCATGCAGTTCGCCGAGACCTTCGAGAACCGTGGCGGTCTGGGCAGCAAGCACACCATCCGCGAGCGCCTCAGCGTGCTGGCGACCAAGGGCTTCGTGAAGTTCCTGCGCGACCCCTCGGGGTTCGGCTTCCCCATCACCCGGTCGCGGTTCGGCTATCTCTGCGTCGAGGGCATGCAGTTCGGCGCGCCTGTCGAGGATGTCGATCCGGACACCGGCGAGGTCACCACAAGCGCCCGTCCGGTCCTGCCCAGCCACTTCAAGTGCCCCCAATCCGGGCTCTGCCTGCAGGTCGAAAACCCCGCCGTCTGGGTCTACCCGGAGGGGCTCGAGGACGACCTAACTCATATGAGTGAGGCCTGA